In one window of Bradyrhizobium diazoefficiens DNA:
- the yajC gene encoding preprotein translocase subunit YajC, producing MFITPAYAQAAGAGDTNSMLMSLLPFALIFVIMYFLILRPQQKKVKDHAELVKNIRRGDTVVTTGGLVGKVTKVVDDDQIEFEIADGVRVRQMRSMVSGVRAKGEPAKDSAKESAKDDAAAK from the coding sequence ATGTTCATTACCCCTGCGTATGCCCAGGCCGCGGGCGCCGGCGACACCAACAGCATGTTGATGTCGCTGCTGCCGTTCGCCCTGATCTTCGTGATCATGTACTTTCTGATTCTGCGCCCGCAGCAGAAGAAGGTGAAGGACCATGCCGAGCTCGTGAAGAACATCCGCCGCGGCGACACCGTAGTGACCACGGGCGGCCTGGTCGGCAAGGTCACCAAGGTCGTCGATGACGACCAGATCGAGTTCGAGATTGCCGACGGCGTGCGCGTGCGCCAGATGCGGTCGATGGTATCCGGCGTGCGCGCCAAGGGCGAGCCGGCCAAGGACAGCGCGAAGGAAAGCGCCAAGGACGACGCCGCGGCGAAGTGA
- the secD gene encoding protein translocase subunit SecD: MLYFTRWKALGIILTALIVCLCAVPNFFPEAQVKTWPGWAQRRLVLGLDLQGGSYLLLEVDANYVKKEKLDQVRDDVRRTLREAKIGYTGLVTRGDTVEVRVKDTDLQTALAKLRDLAQPIGGLLGSSSQRDLDISDAGGGLIRLALSEPAMVERMRKTIEQSIQIVERRVNELGTVEPVIQRQGNDRILVQVPGLQDPTHLKQLLGKTAKMEFRMVDTSVPPDQAQRSGVPPDSELLMSQSSPKVPYVVKKQVLVSGAELTDAQPGFDQRTNEPIVSFRFNSTGARKFAQATQENVGLPFAIVLDNEVISAPVIREPITGGQGQISGSFTVQSANDLAILMRAGALPAPLTVVEERTVGPGLGQDSIEKGELAAYVGSIMVIVFMLLTYRLFGVFANIAVAINVAMIFGLLSLLNATLTLPGIAGIVLTVGIAVDSNVLIYERIREELRGGRNAISAIDAGFKRALATILDSNITTFIAAAVLFYIGTGPVRGFAVTLGIGIVTTVFTAFTLTRLIVAGWVRWKRPQSVPI, encoded by the coding sequence ATGTTGTATTTCACGCGGTGGAAGGCGCTCGGGATTATCCTGACGGCGCTGATCGTGTGCCTCTGCGCGGTCCCGAACTTCTTCCCCGAAGCGCAGGTGAAGACCTGGCCCGGCTGGGCACAGCGCCGGCTCGTGCTCGGCCTTGACCTTCAGGGCGGTTCCTATCTGCTGCTCGAGGTCGATGCCAATTACGTGAAGAAGGAAAAGCTCGACCAGGTCCGCGACGACGTCCGCCGCACGTTGCGAGAGGCCAAAATCGGCTATACCGGCCTTGTCACGCGGGGCGATACTGTCGAGGTCCGGGTCAAGGACACAGATCTCCAGACGGCACTCGCCAAGCTGCGTGACCTCGCGCAGCCGATCGGCGGCCTGCTCGGGTCCAGCAGTCAGCGCGACCTCGACATATCCGATGCCGGCGGCGGATTGATCCGGCTGGCACTATCGGAGCCTGCCATGGTCGAGCGCATGCGCAAGACCATCGAGCAGTCGATCCAGATCGTCGAGCGTCGCGTCAACGAGCTCGGCACCGTCGAGCCGGTGATCCAGCGCCAGGGAAACGACCGCATTTTGGTGCAGGTCCCGGGTCTTCAGGATCCGACGCACCTGAAGCAACTGCTCGGCAAGACCGCGAAGATGGAATTCCGCATGGTCGACACCTCGGTGCCGCCGGACCAGGCGCAGCGCAGTGGAGTGCCGCCGGACTCCGAGCTGCTGATGAGCCAGAGCTCGCCGAAGGTGCCTTACGTCGTCAAGAAACAGGTGCTGGTCTCGGGCGCCGAGCTCACCGATGCGCAACCCGGATTTGACCAGCGTACCAACGAGCCGATCGTCTCCTTCCGCTTCAACTCCACCGGGGCCCGCAAATTCGCGCAGGCCACGCAGGAGAATGTCGGGCTTCCGTTCGCGATCGTGCTCGACAACGAGGTGATCTCGGCACCTGTCATTCGCGAGCCCATCACGGGTGGGCAGGGGCAGATCTCGGGCAGCTTCACGGTCCAGTCCGCCAACGATCTTGCGATCCTGATGCGCGCCGGCGCGCTGCCGGCGCCGCTCACGGTCGTCGAAGAGCGCACCGTCGGTCCGGGCCTCGGTCAGGATTCGATCGAGAAGGGCGAGCTGGCTGCCTATGTCGGCTCCATCATGGTCATCGTGTTTATGCTGCTGACCTACCGGTTGTTTGGCGTGTTCGCCAACATCGCGGTGGCCATCAACGTCGCCATGATCTTCGGCCTGTTGTCGCTGCTCAATGCCACACTGACGCTGCCCGGCATCGCCGGCATCGTCCTCACCGTCGGCATCGCGGTCGACTCCAACGTGCTCATCTACGAGCGCATCCGCGAAGAGCTGCGCGGCGGCCGCAACGCGATCTCGGCGATCGACGCCGGTTTCAAGCGGGCGCTGGCGACCATTCTCGATTCCAACATCACCACTTTCATCGCTGCCGCGGTGCTGTTCTACATCGGTACCGGACCGGTGCGCGGCTTCGCCGTGACGCTTGGCATCGGCATCGTCACCACGGTGTTCACCGCCTTCACGCTGACCCGGCTGATCGTGGCCGGATGGGTGCGGTGGAAACGGCCGCAGAGCGTGCCGATCTAG
- the secF gene encoding protein translocase subunit SecF: MTHYVLIGLGILIAVLTVASVFGLLPSLRIVPDDTHFDFTRFRRISFPISAALSIVAITLFFTHGLNFGIDFRGGTLLEVRAKSGTADIGAMRTTLDGLRLGEVQLQQIGGPADVLIRVAEQPGGDAAQQEAVQKIRTALGDSVDYRRVEVVGPRVSGELLAYGMLGLMLAIVSILVYLWFRFEWQFALGAMIANVHDIVLTIGFMSISQVDFDLTSIAALLTILGYSLNDTVVIYDRIREMLRRYKKMPMPQLLNESINSTLSRSIITHFTVTLALLALLVFGGHAIHSFTAVMMFGVVLVGTYTSIFIAAPILIYLGVGEHREDAREGAPPAKKNKA; this comes from the coding sequence GTGACTCACTATGTTCTCATCGGGCTGGGCATCCTGATTGCCGTCCTCACCGTCGCCTCGGTGTTCGGTCTTCTGCCCTCGCTGCGGATCGTCCCGGACGACACGCATTTCGACTTCACGCGCTTCCGCCGCATCAGCTTTCCGATCTCGGCGGCGCTGTCGATTGTCGCTATCACGCTGTTCTTCACCCACGGGCTGAATTTCGGCATCGACTTCCGCGGCGGCACGCTGCTCGAAGTGCGAGCCAAGTCCGGTACCGCCGATATCGGTGCGATGAGGACGACGCTGGATGGTTTGCGCCTCGGCGAAGTCCAGTTGCAGCAAATTGGCGGGCCGGCCGATGTGCTGATCCGCGTCGCGGAGCAGCCGGGCGGTGACGCCGCGCAACAGGAGGCCGTGCAGAAGATCCGCACCGCGCTCGGCGATTCCGTCGACTATCGCCGCGTCGAGGTGGTCGGCCCGCGCGTCTCCGGCGAATTGCTGGCCTACGGCATGCTTGGCCTCATGCTCGCGATCGTCTCGATCCTGGTCTATCTCTGGTTCCGGTTCGAATGGCAGTTCGCGCTCGGCGCCATGATCGCCAACGTGCACGACATCGTGCTGACCATCGGCTTCATGTCGATCAGCCAGGTCGACTTCGACCTGACCAGCATCGCGGCGCTTCTGACCATTCTCGGCTATTCGCTCAACGACACCGTCGTCATCTATGACCGCATCCGTGAAATGCTGCGGCGCTACAAGAAGATGCCGATGCCGCAGCTGCTGAACGAGTCCATCAACTCGACGCTGTCGCGCTCGATCATCACGCACTTCACGGTGACCTTGGCGCTGCTGGCGCTGCTGGTGTTCGGCGGTCACGCCATCCACAGCTTCACGGCGGTGATGATGTTCGGCGTGGTGCTGGTCGGCACCTATACCTCGATCTTCATCGCAGCGCCGATCCTGATCTATCTCGGCGTCGGCGAGCATCGCGAAGATGCGAGAGAAGGGGCTCCGCCGGCGAAGAAAAACAAGGCATGA
- a CDS encoding Mth938-like domain-containing protein has translation MAGDPNAPHFPHSAPIEAYGKGGFAFAGMSHRGSLLCLPDAIWAWDVTDPTRIDRYALDRVFAAANSIDTLLIGTGTGVWLPPPALRQALKAVRVVLDTMQTGPAVRTYNIMIGERRRVAAALIAVP, from the coding sequence ATGGCCGGCGATCCCAACGCTCCCCATTTCCCGCACTCGGCGCCGATCGAGGCTTACGGCAAGGGCGGCTTCGCCTTCGCCGGCATGTCGCACCGGGGCTCGCTACTGTGCCTGCCCGACGCGATCTGGGCTTGGGATGTCACCGATCCCACCAGGATCGACCGCTATGCGCTGGATCGGGTCTTCGCTGCCGCCAATAGCATTGACACGCTCCTGATCGGGACCGGAACCGGCGTCTGGCTGCCGCCGCCGGCGCTACGACAGGCCCTGAAGGCTGTGAGGGTGGTGCTGGACACCATGCAGACCGGCCCCGCCGTGCGCACCTACAACATCATGATCGGCGAACGGCGGCGTGTCGCAGCCGCACTGATCGCCGTGCCATGA
- a CDS encoding phytoene/squalene synthase family protein — translation MSRAETPPDSVTFCADLVRAHDFPRYIATLLAPAAERRALLALYAFNVEIVRVRDQVSQPLPGEIRLQWWTDMLSGHAHGSVEGNPVAAELLRAIRAFELPVEPLSLLVDEHQFDLYNDPMPTMTALEGHLAATCSALFGLAARIMGEVSDAAEHLARHAGLAQGIAQVIANLPRDSAHRQLFLPQQFLTSHGCGIEEVFAGKETPNLNAVLDHLMSEARQHLATAFSLLAQLPPSARPAFLPLSQARADLNRLSRPGRNPFAPQPVSRLRTLWTLWRASRSREFTK, via the coding sequence ATGAGCCGCGCCGAGACGCCGCCCGACTCGGTGACCTTCTGCGCCGACCTCGTGCGTGCCCACGACTTTCCGCGCTATATCGCGACGCTGCTCGCGCCCGCTGCCGAGCGTCGCGCGCTACTGGCGCTCTACGCCTTCAATGTCGAGATCGTCCGCGTCCGCGATCAGGTGAGTCAGCCCTTACCCGGCGAAATCCGTCTGCAATGGTGGACCGACATGCTGTCCGGCCATGCCCACGGCAGCGTCGAGGGCAATCCGGTTGCGGCTGAGCTGCTGCGGGCCATCCGTGCTTTCGAGCTGCCGGTCGAACCGCTATCGCTGCTCGTCGACGAGCACCAGTTCGATCTCTACAACGATCCGATGCCGACCATGACGGCGCTCGAAGGCCATTTGGCCGCGACCTGTTCGGCCTTGTTCGGGCTCGCGGCGCGGATCATGGGCGAAGTTTCCGATGCGGCCGAGCATCTCGCGCGGCACGCCGGGCTGGCGCAGGGCATCGCGCAGGTGATTGCAAATCTGCCACGAGATTCGGCCCACCGGCAGCTGTTCCTGCCGCAGCAATTCCTGACCAGCCATGGCTGTGGCATCGAGGAGGTGTTCGCCGGCAAGGAGACGCCCAATCTCAATGCCGTGCTCGACCACCTCATGAGTGAGGCGCGGCAGCATCTGGCGACGGCCTTCTCGCTGCTGGCGCAGCTGCCGCCGTCGGCGCGGCCTGCATTCCTGCCGCTGAGCCAGGCGCGGGCCGATCTCAATCGACTGTCGCGGCCGGGGCGCAATCCCTTCGCACCGCAGCCGGTGTCGCGGTTGCGCACGCTGTGGACGCTGTGGCGGGCTTCACGATCGCGGGAATTTACCAAATAG
- a CDS encoding threonine ammonia-lyase, which translates to MADPSQTVSPDLSGFPVAPADIHAAAETIRGAVVETPCGYSRTLSNICGCELWLKFENLQFTSSFKERGALNRLTALTPEERARGVVAMSAGNHAQGVAYHAKRLGIPATIVMPVGTPMVKVENTRHHGAEVVVTGATLEEAAAFARSHGEARGMIFLHPYDDPLVIAGQGTVGLEMLKAVPELDTLVVPIGGGGLISGIAIAAKSLKPSLRILGVEAWLYPSMYNAIHGGTLPARGDTLAEGIAVKSPGKITTEIIRHLVDDIALVNEAELERAVATLISIEKTVVEGAGAAGLAAIMSDPTRFAGEKVGLVLSGGNIDTRLIASVLTRELAREGRLTQLSLDIPDRPGQLAAVAALLAEAGANIIEVSHQRTFSDLPAKATLLQLVIETRDSAHLDEVMAKLGASGLSARCT; encoded by the coding sequence ATGGCTGACCCGTCCCAAACCGTGTCCCCTGATCTGAGCGGCTTTCCGGTCGCGCCCGCCGACATTCATGCCGCCGCGGAGACGATCCGCGGCGCGGTCGTCGAGACGCCCTGCGGCTACAGCCGGACGCTGAGCAACATCTGCGGCTGCGAGCTCTGGCTCAAATTCGAGAACCTCCAGTTTACTTCGTCGTTCAAGGAGCGTGGTGCGCTCAACCGGCTCACGGCGCTGACGCCAGAGGAGCGCGCACGCGGCGTCGTCGCCATGTCGGCGGGAAACCACGCGCAAGGCGTCGCCTATCACGCCAAGCGGCTCGGTATTCCCGCGACCATCGTCATGCCCGTCGGCACGCCCATGGTGAAGGTCGAGAACACCAGACATCATGGTGCCGAGGTCGTCGTCACGGGCGCGACGCTGGAAGAGGCGGCTGCGTTTGCGCGCAGCCACGGCGAAGCCCGCGGCATGATCTTCCTCCATCCCTACGACGATCCGCTCGTCATCGCCGGGCAGGGCACGGTCGGGCTGGAGATGCTCAAGGCGGTGCCGGAACTCGATACGCTGGTCGTCCCGATCGGCGGCGGTGGACTGATCAGCGGTATCGCCATTGCGGCAAAATCCCTGAAGCCGTCGCTGCGGATCCTCGGCGTCGAGGCCTGGCTCTATCCTTCGATGTACAACGCCATCCATGGCGGCACTCTGCCCGCGCGCGGCGATACGCTGGCCGAAGGCATCGCCGTGAAGTCGCCCGGCAAGATCACCACCGAAATCATCCGCCACCTCGTCGACGATATTGCGCTGGTCAACGAAGCTGAGCTCGAGCGTGCGGTCGCAACCCTGATCTCGATCGAGAAGACCGTCGTCGAGGGCGCTGGCGCTGCAGGCCTCGCGGCGATCATGTCCGATCCCACGCGCTTCGCCGGCGAGAAGGTTGGTCTCGTCCTGAGCGGCGGCAACATCGACACCAGGCTGATCGCCTCGGTGCTGACGCGCGAACTCGCCCGCGAGGGGCGTTTGACGCAGCTCTCGCTCGATATTCCGGACCGGCCCGGCCAATTGGCGGCGGTCGCGGCGTTGCTGGCCGAGGCCGGCGCCAACATCATCGAGGTCTCGCACCAGCGGACCTTCTCCGACCTGCCGGCCAAGGCGACGCTCCTGCAACTGGTCATCGAGACCCGTGACAGCGCGCATCTCGACGAGGTCATGGCCAAGCTCGGCGCATCCGGATTGAGTGCGCGCTGCACCTGA
- a CDS encoding aminotransferase class V-fold PLP-dependent enzyme: MIDIDRIRTDTPAAQWLAYLHNAGAALMPTAVAEAMKQHIDLESEIGGYAAADREADRLDAVYGSVACLLNAAPDEIALMENATVAWQMAFYALPLRAGDRILTAEAEYAANYVAFLQVAKRTGAIIEIVPSDTTGELDIGALERMIDERVKLIAITWVPTNGGLVNPAAAVGKIARAHGIPFLLDACQAVGQMEVDVEAIGCDMLSATGRKFLRGPRGTGFLYVRRALLRQLEPPMIDHFAAPWVSRDRYQLRDDARRFETWENNYAARLGLGAAIDYALAIGLGPIEQRCRLLAGRLRNGLGAISGIKIRDLGRAPGAIVSFTMEGREPDTIVSSAAAANITIGTSHPSSTRIDAEVRALPVVVRASPHYYNTEAEIDRLIAHLAGLVLR, encoded by the coding sequence CGCCGGCCGCACAATGGCTTGCTTATCTCCACAACGCAGGTGCGGCCCTCATGCCGACGGCTGTTGCGGAGGCGATGAAGCAGCATATCGATCTGGAGAGCGAGATCGGCGGATATGCCGCCGCCGACCGAGAGGCCGATCGGCTTGATGCCGTCTACGGCTCGGTGGCGTGTCTGCTGAATGCCGCGCCCGATGAAATCGCCCTCATGGAGAACGCGACCGTTGCCTGGCAGATGGCGTTCTATGCGCTTCCGCTTCGCGCAGGCGACCGGATCCTGACCGCCGAGGCGGAATACGCCGCCAACTATGTCGCCTTTCTTCAGGTCGCCAAGAGAACGGGCGCGATCATCGAAATCGTGCCGAGCGATACTACCGGCGAGCTCGATATCGGTGCGCTCGAGCGCATGATCGATGAGCGGGTAAAGCTGATCGCCATCACCTGGGTTCCGACCAATGGCGGGCTCGTCAATCCCGCAGCGGCCGTCGGCAAGATCGCCCGAGCGCACGGCATCCCCTTCCTGCTCGACGCCTGCCAGGCGGTCGGCCAGATGGAGGTCGACGTCGAAGCGATCGGCTGTGACATGCTGTCGGCGACCGGCCGCAAGTTCCTGCGCGGCCCTCGCGGCACCGGCTTTCTCTACGTCCGCCGGGCGTTGCTGCGTCAGCTCGAACCGCCGATGATCGACCACTTCGCGGCGCCCTGGGTCTCGCGGGACCGCTATCAGCTCCGCGACGATGCGCGCCGTTTCGAGACCTGGGAGAACAATTACGCGGCTCGGCTCGGGCTCGGCGCCGCTATCGACTATGCGCTCGCGATCGGCCTCGGTCCGATCGAACAGCGCTGCCGCCTGCTTGCGGGCCGCCTTCGCAATGGCCTCGGCGCTATCAGCGGCATCAAAATTCGGGACCTCGGCCGGGCGCCGGGCGCAATCGTCAGCTTCACGATGGAGGGGCGTGAGCCGGATACGATCGTCAGCAGCGCAGCGGCGGCCAATATTACCATCGGCACTTCACATCCGTCGAGCACCCGCATCGACGCGGAAGTCCGTGCGCTGCCGGTGGTCGTGCGCGCCTCGCCGCATTACTACAATACGGAAGCCGAGATTGATCGTCTCATCGCCCACCTCGCCGGTTTGGTCCTGCGATAG